The genomic region CATCCCGGCCGGCTTTGCTCTGCTCGCCAGCGATCGGAACCTCCGCTCGCTCGAAGCCCAGCGCAAACAGGCTGAAGCGAAGTCACTGCGCGAAATGAAGAGCCATCGCGCGGTCGCCGAGCGGATTCGGCGCGAGGAAGTCGTCGCCACGGTTCAGACCGGCGAGGAAGACCGGATGTTCGGTGCCGTAACCGCGGCCGACATTGCGGAACTACTCGCCGCCAAAGGGATCGAGATTGACCGCCGTATCATCGACCTCGAGGAGCCGATCAAGGCCCTCGGCGTCTATACCGTGCCGGTCAAACTTCATGCCGGCGTCGAAGCCCACGTTCGGGTCCGGGTCA from Calditrichota bacterium harbors:
- the rplI gene encoding 50S ribosomal protein L9, which encodes IPAGFALLASDRNLRSLEAQRKQAEAKSLREMKSHRAVAERIRREEVVATVQTGEEDRMFGAVTAADIAELLAAKGIEIDRRIIDLEEPIKALGVYTVPVKLHAGVEAHVRVRVIKAE